A stretch of DNA from Thiothrix subterranea:
GATTGCTGTTAAAGACTAACCTCAAGCAGCCAGTTGCATGACCTGCTGAATAATGGTTTTGCCCATGATCGGAATAATGCCACCTTTGTCAGTGTAGATCGGGTTTTGTAATTGCCCCCACAAATCCCGCTCCATGTAACCCATGCGAATTTCACTGTGCAAGGTCGGCTCATACTGTTCAAGAAACAGGATATTGTCGCGGTTATGGGCAATTTTGCGTTTGATCTCCGCTTTGGCGGCGACTTCCTCACAAATTTCACGGATAACAATGGCGTCTTCTTTGCTGATCTGAAACTTGGTTTCCAGTTCCTTGATCGCATCATCCAGCGTAGTACTAGGCATTTCCTTGCCGCCAGCACCTGAACCCACACCACCCGAAGTACGCACATCTTTTACGCCCCCCGGATTGAACACCTTGTCTACGTACAGCACCGCCCCCTTGGTCAACTGGATATGCTTGAGCAATAACTTAAGTTCCGACACTTTGCCCTGTTGCACCAGACTGTTTGCCATCACTTCAGCAAACACGATGAACTCGTGCAAGTGGCTTTCAAGCGTGAAAAACTGGGCAATGAAGTAATACAGCTTGGTGTAACGGCGCAGCAAAGCGATATAGGCTTTCCGTGCTTCCGCATCCGTCAGGCGTTGATTGAACTGTTGGCGATAAGCCTGTTTGGTATTGCTGAGTAGCGCGTCTGATTCGGCATTACGCTGTTTCGCTTCCTTTTCAGCCGTGGTGTAAGCGTTCACGCAGTGCTGAATCGCCGCCGTATCAAACGCCCCCATTGCCAATACTTGCTGGTAAATTGCCTCCAACACCGCTTTATCCGGCTCTTGTTCTTGGTACGGCGAACCTTTACGAAATTGGTTAAAGGCTTTGAAAATAGCCTCCGAACTGTTGGTGAAATCCACCACCAGCAAATCATCCTGTTCCTTGTCGGCGCGTTTGCGGTTGAGGCGCGAAACGGTCTGGATGGCATTCACGCCCTTAACCGCTTTATCCAAAAACATTGCCGACAACAACGGTTGGTCAAACCCGGTCTGGAATTTGTTGGCTACCACCAGAATGCGGTAATCATCCTGCTCAAACACCTCTTCAATCACGCGCCCATCGTGCAAGGTGTCCAATTGATTGACTTTGATCTCTTCGATGCTTTGATTGGTTTTAGGGTCGGTGTAATCGCTGAAGGCAAACAGCACCTTATACGGCAAATCTTTTTCCGCCAAAATCGTTTGCAAGGTCTGGAAATATTTGTAGCCCGCCGGACGTGACGACGCTACCACCATTGCCTTGCCACGCCCCTGAATCGACGCGGCTACCTGTTCCTGAAACAGTTTGACGATCACCTCCGACTTGTACTGGATCAAATCGTCATCGCTAAACGCCAAATCACGCAAGGCTTTGGCAACCACACCCGCCGAAAATTCCTTGTCTGGCAACGCCTTGCTTGATTGCAGGTGGTAGAGCGTTTTGTACGACACAATGTGTTGCACCACATCCAGAATATAGCCTTCCTGAATGGCTTCTTCTTCGCTGTAAATGTCGATGGGTTCGCCGAAAAACGCTACCGTTTTAGGCGTTGGCGTCGCGGTGAATGCCACGCACACTTGATTGCTGATATTCAGCTTTTCCAAGGTGGCGGCTACGTCATCGCTATTGGGCGTTTCGTCTTCCTCTTCTTCGTATTCACCTTCAGCCGTGAATACCTTGCGCATTTTTAAAGCCAGTTTGCCGTCTTGCGAACGGTGTGCTTCGTCAATCAGAAAAGCGATACGCCGTGACTTGAGTACCTCACTTTGCTGGATTTTGTCCTGTATGTAACCGAACTTCTGGATGGTAGAGACGATAATGTCGCGGTCTTTTGCCAGAAAATCGGCAAGTTGGCTGGAACGCTTGGCGAAATGCACTTTGCTTTTCAAGTGGGTAAAACGCTCAAGGTCATCGCGGATATTCTTATCCAGGCTTTTGCGGTCTGTCAGGATAATGATGTTGTCGAACACCTTGCGGTTATCGGTGGTGTACAGGCTGTCCAACTGATCCGCCATCCACGCCATCGTTAGCGTTTTGCCCGACCCCGCTGAGTGATTGACCAGATATTTCAACCCTAAACGGTGATGCTGATTGGCGTGTAAGCGTACCCGTTCCGCCAGTTGGCGGCTGGCGCGTAGCTGGTGATAACGCGGGAAAATGCTAAACGCGGGTTCGGTCAGCACCTCACCTGTTGCAGTGATCTCCTGTTTGGCGGGTGCGTAGACAAGGAAATGTTCCAGATAACGGGCGATCGTGTCTTTAGCAAACGCATCGCGGTACAGATGCTCAATCGGGTATTCGCCGTGGGTTTGCGCCGTGTTGGTCAATTGCGCATTGAACCAGCGGAAATGTTTGTCAGAACGGGGATCAGTAGCAACTTTCACTTGGGTATCGCTGGCAGCCACGTACAGAAACGGCAGTCGATACAGGCTATTGTTCAAATCGCGGGTCAAGAAACTGCTGTGAATCGCATCATCGACAAACTGCCCTTCATCCTCGTGTTTGAGTTCCACCACAATGATCGGTAAGCCATTCAGCCACAGCACCAGATCGACGCGCTCATCATTGTTGAGATTGTAACGGTATTCTTTTTTGTAGCTGAAACGGTTGTGCTGGTAATGCTGGTGTTGCAATTCGCTGGTGGCAGAACGCGGCTTGGGTTTGTACAGCTCGAATTTAACGCCCCTGACTTGCAAGCCTTCGCGCATCACCAACCACAATGGCTTGGCTTTGGCGCAGGCTTGTTTGAGGGTTCTGATGATTTCGTCGTCAGTTTTTAGACCGAAAACCGTGTGCAATTCCGCGTAACGGTCGGGTTGGGTGGCTTGGATAAATGCCAGTAGGTGCGATTCGATAATGTGGAAATCTTGCGCGGGCAACTCAGCTTTAGTCAGCGCGTGATAGCCGTGTTCGCGTTCCAAAAAGGCGCAAATATGATTTTGAAACAGCGTTTCTTTGTTGCTCGGCATTGCCCATCCCCATAGTCACTTCTTATCGACAATAACTAGGACAGGACAAAAATACAACCGTTCATCAGAAAACTTCGGTAATTTCTTCTCAATCGTTTCGTTCATTTCGTTTCTGACTTGTATATCCTATACTAAACAAGAAACAACAATGACGTTTGAAGGAGTTTTCAGAAATGTCTGCCTTGATGAGCTATCAAATTCCAACCCAAGAGGACACTGCCCTTGCTGTTGAAAGCAGCCGCTTGTTAGCAGCCTGCATTGGCAAAGGGGATAGTGCTTGCCTGCGCCTGCACGATGGAGATGATGTCTTGCAAGTGCCTGTCAAGGCTATCCGCCTGTTAGTGGATATTCTGGATGCAATGGCGCGAGGTGATGCGGTATCACTCATACCGATTCACAGGGAATTAACAACCCAAGAAGCCGCCAATATCTTAAATGTGTCTCGCCCCTATCTGGTGAAACTGATCGAGAATGGCGAAATCCCCTTCCACAAAAATGGGGTGCGACGTAAGGTTTTGTTCAAAGACCTGATGGAATATAAGCAAAAACGCGATGATGCCAGTATGGTACTGCTGGATGAACTCACCGCCGAAGCACAAGCATTTGATATGGGGTATTGATGTCAGGTCAAAATTTTACCGTTTTGTACGATGCCTGTGTACTTTACCCCGCGCCATTACGCGATTTGCTAGTCAGGCTGGCACGGACGGGTACATTTCGGGCGCGATGGACGCACTATATTCATGAGGAATGGATACGCAATGCGTTGCGTAAGAATCCACACTTGACCCGTGAACGGCTAGAAAATACTGCAAGCCGGATGAATGAGGCGGTGATGGATTCCGTTGTGTCGGATTATGAACCACTGATTGAGGGGCTGACGCTGCCTGACGTGAACGATAGGCATGTTCTGGCAGCGGCTATCCGTGGGCAAGCCGAAGTGATCGTCACCTTCAACCTGAAAGATTTTCCAGAAAAGTATCTCAGCCCCTTCGATATTTGGGCGCAACACCCTGACGAATTCATCAGCCACTTAATCGACTTATCCCCCGAAACGGTATTATTGGTGGCACGGCAACAACGGGTAAGCCTGAAAAACCCGCCACAAACCGTTGACGAATTTCTTGATACGCTGTTACGCCAACAATTGCCCCGTACTGTCGCTTTCTTGAAACAACGCAAAGAACTAATTTAAGTCTAATATTACGCTGAAGAAACCTTGAGCCACACCTGCTTCTTCCCCGTCACACACTCATGCACCAACGACTTCTTGTACGCTTCCAACACAGCAATTTGCTCGTTTACGGCATCCTGTGCTTGCTTGAGTTTGCCGCGTTCATGTTGCACCCATTGCACAATTTCGGCTTGTTCTGTCACGGGTGGCAGTGGCACGGGGAACAGATTGACCTTGGTGGAATTGATGCTGGCAAGGTTGGTGGTTTTCTTGCCCATGATTTCAAAGTAGGCGCGTCCGTGGGTGGATGAGGTCAGCAAGGTGAGGTAGTCGGGTAATAATTTGTGCGGGAAACAGCGCAGGGCGAAGACGTGATTTTGGTGCAAGCAGCCGGGGATTTCGTTGTGCCAGACGTGTCCGCGTCCGAGTTTGTCGAGGTCGCCGCCTTCGTTCATGAGCACGTCGCCGTCTTGCAATTCATAGCGGCGGATGAGGTTGGGCGGTAGTTTGATGGTTTTCACGTCATCGAGGGCAAGGTGTCCGTCTTGGACGTTGGCGACGCGCAGGTAGGGGCGTTCGTCGGTTTCGCCGTCGTAGTCTTTGCCGAGGGTTACGCCGGTTTGCATGGTGGATACGTCTTTGAGGCGGCGTAATTGCCAATGGGCGGGCAGTGTTTTGAACCAGATATTGTTGATGGTTTGTTTGGGAACGGTGGGGTTTAGTCCTTCGAGAACGGCTTTGTTGAGGATGGCTTTTGCCATTACGTCCAGCATTGCCACTTGTTCACGCTTGACCTGAATCGCCGCATCAATCTTCCCGCAAGCCTCATCCAAAAACCCCGCAATCGCCCGCTGCTCCTCAATCGGCGGCACTGGCATGTGTATTGAGCCGAAATCGTAATCATCAATTGCTGGATAGGAAATGCCAATCGAACGGGAGAAAAAGTATTCTTTTGAGTATTCAGTCAACAGAAAAAAGTACAGATATTTGGGCTGCACCAGTGCCAAAAACTTAGGTCTGCATACAAAAAATCCCGTTGATGCCACCAAATTTTCCATGTCGAAATCAATGTGAGCAACTGCTTGCAAGTTTGTTCTGACAGAAGAAATAACGGTATCGAACTTCTTTACCTTCCGTCTTGCACGACTCGGCGCATCGGCAAACGCAAGGGGTCTGATCTCATCATGATCAACGATACCCTGACTGTTGACGTTGCTTATATCCAAATATCTGATTTCATAGTCCACAGGCGTATTTGTCCCTAACGCCTCATCATTGATAACAGCCTGATCTCGTAAACGATCAACTTTCCAGTGGGTGGGGATTTTACCGAGCCATTCGATGCCGGAGTCGCGGTAGCTGTAGGGTTGCATTACAGCTCCTTGATGTCTTGCAGCAGTTGTTCGGCTTGCTTTTCGAGTGCCCAAAACTGTTCGATCAGTTGGTCGCTAGGCGTTGGCTCTTGGTATTGGTAGAAGTATTTGTTGGGCAAAATCTCGTAACCCAACTGCGCATACTCTTCCCAACTGATGATCGGGTGCTCAATTTCCCGCGCCAAAAACGCATTGATGTAAGCCGCTTTATCGTCAGCCATATCATCAAACGGGATGTATTCGTTATCCACGATGTAATGCCGATGGTGGTAAGTCGCCTCCAGCTTCCAATCCTTGAGCGCCTTTTTAATGTCCTTCAACGGTTGCTCAGCGTAACCCGCCACCGTCTGCTTGATGTATTCCGCCACCAACGTATCAAACGGTTTGCTACCATCGTAATGCAAGTCCATCAGCCTAACGTAGGGTGGGTGGAGCGTAGCGATACCCACCGTTCCCCCAGCCCCTGCATCAACATCCTCCGAATGGTGGGTATCGCGTTCCGCTCCACCCACCCTACAATCTACCGTAAGGTAAAGCGTCATATCCCCATACAACTCAAAGCGTTTCTGCACATTGCCATTGTTAAGCTGCACATCAAACGTCTCCGTAATCCACATCGGTTGCGCGTGTTCATCAGTCTGCCAAAACACCACCTTGACCTTGTGGAAGGCAAACTCGCTGGTCTTGAACACCTTGCAAGCCGCATTCGCCTGCCATGCCGCAAACTGCGCATCAATCCATTGCCGATGCTGTTCCGTAATGCGGTTGCGCTTATTCCCAAACGACTTGGGTTCTTTCTCAAACTGATCCCGCGCATTCAAAATCAACACTTTGCCGCGTTTATGCTTCGGCTTATTGTTGTTCAGCAACCAGATGTAGGTATAAATGCCGGTGTTGTAAAACATCTGGTCGGGCATCATCACAATGGTGTCGAGCAAATCGTTCTGCAAAATATGACGGCGGATTTCGCTTTCCCCCTGCAACGCATCACCATTGCTCAACGGCGAACCATTGAACAACACCGCGATTTTCGAGCCGCCTTGCGCCGCTGGTTTCATCTTTTCGATCATGGTCAGCAGGAACAATAACGCCCCATCGCCCACATCCGGCGTACCCCACTTATAGCGCGAAGTCGCCAGCCGCAACGCATCCTCTTTGTATTCCGACCAATTTACCCCGAATGGCGGGTTGGAAATCATGTAGTCAAACTGATGCCCCGCGTGCCTATCCCCGTCATCCGACACACTGGCAATATGCGGAATCAAGGAATTGCCGGAGGTAATCTTGGCATCGGCTTCGCCCTTAATGATCATGTCGGCTTTGCACACCGCGTAGTTCTGGTCGAGCAATTCCTGTCCGTTGAGCAATACCAGATCAGCTACCTGCTTCTGTTCGTATTCACTTTTGGCTTTGTCCATCAAGTGCTCTTTCGCCACCGACAACATCCCGCCCGTGCCACACGCGGGGTCATAAATGGAAATCGCCTGAGTAGCAGTCGCGGGGTCAAAGTCGATTTCCATCAGATCTACCATAATGCGGATGATTTCACGCGGGGTGAAATGTTCGCCGGTATCCTTGGCATCGTCCTGCGAAAAGCGTTGCAGCAATTCCTCGTAGACATAGCCCATTTCAATATTGGAAATGCGTTCCGGGCTGAAATCCTTGTCCACCACCAGCTCGATAATGCTGTCGAGGCGGTTGGCTTTATCCACCTGCTTCACCACCGCATGGTAGTTAAATTTTTCGATGATTTCGCTCAGATTAGGGCTGAATTTGCTCAGATAATCGCTGAAATGGCTGTAAACCTGCGAGCTGCTTTCCTTGAGGATCTTTTTCAATGTCCAGCGCGAGGTGTTGTAAAACGGTAGGCTGGCTTCCATCAAACCAACGCGGATGTCCAAATTTTCCAGCGAAATGTCGGGGGTCTTTTTCAGAATGTCTTGACGGAAAAGCGCCCGTTTGACTTCCAGCACACACTCAATCCGGCGAATCATGATCATCGGCAAAATGACCAGCGGGTAATCCTTGGCTTTGAACTTGCCGCGCAGTTTGATCGCGCCCTTCCAAATATCATCGGAAAGGTTATTGAGACGTTCTTTATCGAGCATGGGGTAGACACTTTTCGGGGAAAACAAGCCGCGCATGATACCACACCGACACTCACCCGTTATTCAGTCAAGCGCGAGATACGCCACAAAACTCCCCACATCCGTCCCCGCCGCACTGACCACGTAATCGTAGCCCTCGCCCCCCGCCAGCACTTGCCAAGATTGTAAGGTGATGTTTGGCAGGGCGAACAAATGCAGCAAAAAGTCGGTTTCTACCTGACTATTAACATCGCCACGCCCCCCGTAACCGCTCTCGATTTTGATCAAATCACCTTGGATTTCGACAAGGTTGTACACCCAAATATTGCGCGGATGGTTGCCCGTCAAATTGCCCAAATAGGTAACTGCATTCGCGCTATCCATCAAGGTGTAGGGGGTATCAGCACATAGGCTGTAGCCATCGAGGGTAGTGTTTGCAAGTGCTGCCACCAATGCTGCAACACTGTCAGGGGTAACGTGCGCCAGCAGCAACCAATCAGGCCCGTTACCATTCGCGGCAACTTGCCAGCACCACGGTTTTACCTTCGTCATTCTTGTTCTCCATGTACGTCCATCGCGCCGTCAGTATACACTCTGCGCACTATTGACCCATCAGGAATCAAATCATGCTGTATTGCTATGGCGACTTATGCCCGCTACACGCCGACTGCTATCGGCATACCCAACCGACACCGGGGCGGGACAGATTCGCCGCACTGCCCTACGATGCCGTCAGCGGAACGTGCGACTATTTCCACAGCAATGAACCGACCGAAGCCCTGATCCGTAAAACCGCGTATTACTTGTGGCTGCGCGAAGGTTGCCCCGACAATTGCGCCGACGAACATTGGGCGGAAGCATACCGGAACTTGTGCCTAAGCACTGGGCGTGTAAAGCCGTGTAAAGAAATGTAAAACCCCCTGCCCTTGCATCTCAATCACCGTATGATTCAAGGTATGACACCACTCAGAAGACAATCATGAGCAAGCTATTACTGGTCGACGACGACATCGAACTCACCACCATGCTGACCGAATACTTGGAACGCGAAGGTTTCGACATCACCGCCGTGCATAACGGTGACGCGGCGGTACGCGAAGCCCTCAATGGCGATTACGCGCTGGTGGTGTTGGATGTGATGATGCCCGGCATGAGCGGCATAGAAGCCCTCAGCCGCATCCGCACCCATAGCAAAATGCCGGTGCTGATGCTCACCGCCCGTGGCGACGACATCGACCGCATTATCGGCTTAGAACTCGGCGCGGACGATTACGTGCCGAAACCGTGTATGCCGCGTGAATTAGTTGCCCGCATCCGCGCCATCCTACGGCGCACCAGCACCGACACTACCACCACGAATCACGAACCGCTGCAAACCGGCGCACTCACCCTTTACCCCGAAAAACGCCAAATCCTCTGGCACGGGCAAGCCCTGGAACTCACCAGCACCGAATTCAACCTGCTAGAAGTATTGGCACGCCAAGCCGGACAACCCGTCAGCAAAGCCGACCTTTCCACCCACGGTTTAGGGCGACCATTGACCCGTTACGACCGCAGCATCGACGTACACATGAGCAGCATCCGCCACAAACTCGGCAATTTGCCGGATGGGCGTTCCTGTATCCAAACCGTGCGCGGCATCGGCTACCAATTGATCGGGGAATAAACATGGGCAGACTGTTCTGGAAAATCCTCCTCACGTTTTGGCTGACGCTGCTGGTGGCGGGCGGTGTTACGGGCATTGCCGTTTGGCTACACCACGATGCGTTGCTGGACATGGAAAAAGATGTGGTGATTCGCCCCAGTTCCATCATTGCCGTCAAAGCCGTCGCCAATACCTTCCTCTATGGCGGGAAGGAAGCAATGCGCAATATGTTGCAGGAACAACGCGATGATGCCCCCCAAGACTTGCAAATTTACGCCGTCGATACCAACGGCAAAGAGTTGCTGGAGCGCACCGTGTCGGATGACACCCTCCAGCGTGTTCGCGCCAGCCTTGGGAAAAACCTCAAATTGCCTATTGTCCGCCAAGTCCAAACTGGCGCAGACAGTTATTTGCTGTTCGCACCACTGGCGGGGCAATACCCGCAATTCCAGCAAGAACGACGGCTGCCGCCACCGCACCGGATTTCTACTCCAACCCTGATTGTCTCCGGCATTGCCGTCAGCTTTTTATCCAGCTTCCTGCTGGCCTGGTATTTCTCGCAACCCATCGGCATTTTGCGCAAAGCCTTTCGTGCCGCTGCCAAAGGCGATTTGAGCCAGCGTGTCACCGCAACAATTGGGTCACGGCGTGATGAAATCGCTGATTTGGGGCGCGATTTCGATGACATGGCAACCAAACTGCAAATCCTGATGGCTTCGCAACGCCGCTTGTTACACGACGTTTCACACGAACTGCGCTCGCCGTTGGCACGCTTGCAAGCCAGCATCGGTCTAGCGCATCAGCAGCCGGAAAAAGTGGCGAGCAGCCTTGCCCGCATCGAACACGAAGCCGGACGGCTAGATACGCTGGTGGGCGAAGTGCTAACGCTTTCGCGCCTCGAATCCGGCGTACCGCAGCCGTTGGATGAATACATCGACATTCTGGAACTGGCCGATGCAGTGATTGATGACGCACGGTTTGAGGCGAATGCGCTGTCACGCCAAGTCATGTTTCAATGCGATGTTGAGGGCAATCCGATCATTCAAGGGCGTGGTGAATTGCTGTATCGCGCCTTGGAAAACGTGGTGCGTAACGCCATCCATCACACGCCCGAAAATACGGCGGTCACGTTGGCGATTCATCACGATGTTGCCGCGTCACGCCTGCATCTTACCGTGGATGATCAAGGGTCTGGTGTACCGGAAGCGGAATTGGGGAGCATTTTCGAGCCGTTCCAGCGTAGCAGTAACGCCAGCCCCAGCCGTAACGGTTACGGGCTGGGGTTAG
This window harbors:
- a CDS encoding response regulator transcription factor, with amino-acid sequence MSKLLLVDDDIELTTMLTEYLEREGFDITAVHNGDAAVREALNGDYALVVLDVMMPGMSGIEALSRIRTHSKMPVLMLTARGDDIDRIIGLELGADDYVPKPCMPRELVARIRAILRRTSTDTTTTNHEPLQTGALTLYPEKRQILWHGQALELTSTEFNLLEVLARQAGQPVSKADLSTHGLGRPLTRYDRSIDVHMSSIRHKLGNLPDGRSCIQTVRGIGYQLIGE
- a CDS encoding restriction endonuclease subunit S, with amino-acid sequence MQPYSYRDSGIEWLGKIPTHWKVDRLRDQAVINDEALGTNTPVDYEIRYLDISNVNSQGIVDHDEIRPLAFADAPSRARRKVKKFDTVISSVRTNLQAVAHIDFDMENLVASTGFFVCRPKFLALVQPKYLYFFLLTEYSKEYFFSRSIGISYPAIDDYDFGSIHMPVPPIEEQRAIAGFLDEACGKIDAAIQVKREQVAMLDVMAKAILNKAVLEGLNPTVPKQTINNIWFKTLPAHWQLRRLKDVSTMQTGVTLGKDYDGETDERPYLRVANVQDGHLALDDVKTIKLPPNLIRRYELQDGDVLMNEGGDLDKLGRGHVWHNEIPGCLHQNHVFALRCFPHKLLPDYLTLLTSSTHGRAYFEIMGKKTTNLASINSTKVNLFPVPLPPVTEQAEIVQWVQHERGKLKQAQDAVNEQIAVLEAYKKSLVHECVTGKKQVWLKVSSA
- a CDS encoding type I restriction-modification system subunit M, yielding MRGLFSPKSVYPMLDKERLNNLSDDIWKGAIKLRGKFKAKDYPLVILPMIMIRRIECVLEVKRALFRQDILKKTPDISLENLDIRVGLMEASLPFYNTSRWTLKKILKESSSQVYSHFSDYLSKFSPNLSEIIEKFNYHAVVKQVDKANRLDSIIELVVDKDFSPERISNIEMGYVYEELLQRFSQDDAKDTGEHFTPREIIRIMVDLMEIDFDPATATQAISIYDPACGTGGMLSVAKEHLMDKAKSEYEQKQVADLVLLNGQELLDQNYAVCKADMIIKGEADAKITSGNSLIPHIASVSDDGDRHAGHQFDYMISNPPFGVNWSEYKEDALRLATSRYKWGTPDVGDGALLFLLTMIEKMKPAAQGGSKIAVLFNGSPLSNGDALQGESEIRRHILQNDLLDTIVMMPDQMFYNTGIYTYIWLLNNNKPKHKRGKVLILNARDQFEKEPKSFGNKRNRITEQHRQWIDAQFAAWQANAACKVFKTSEFAFHKVKVVFWQTDEHAQPMWITETFDVQLNNGNVQKRFELYGDMTLYLTVDCRVGGAERDTHHSEDVDAGAGGTVGIATLHPPYVRLMDLHYDGSKPFDTLVAEYIKQTVAGYAEQPLKDIKKALKDWKLEATYHHRHYIVDNEYIPFDDMADDKAAYINAFLAREIEHPIISWEEYAQLGYEILPNKYFYQYQEPTPSDQLIEQFWALEKQAEQLLQDIKEL
- a CDS encoding DUF2934 domain-containing protein, with amino-acid sequence MLYCYGDLCPLHADCYRHTQPTPGRDRFAALPYDAVSGTCDYFHSNEPTEALIRKTAYYLWLREGCPDNCADEHWAEAYRNLCLSTGRVKPCKEM
- a CDS encoding ATP-binding protein, producing the protein MGRLFWKILLTFWLTLLVAGGVTGIAVWLHHDALLDMEKDVVIRPSSIIAVKAVANTFLYGGKEAMRNMLQEQRDDAPQDLQIYAVDTNGKELLERTVSDDTLQRVRASLGKNLKLPIVRQVQTGADSYLLFAPLAGQYPQFQQERRLPPPHRISTPTLIVSGIAVSFLSSFLLAWYFSQPIGILRKAFRAAAKGDLSQRVTATIGSRRDEIADLGRDFDDMATKLQILMASQRRLLHDVSHELRSPLARLQASIGLAHQQPEKVASSLARIEHEAGRLDTLVGEVLTLSRLESGVPQPLDEYIDILELADAVIDDARFEANALSRQVMFQCDVEGNPIIQGRGELLYRALENVVRNAIHHTPENTAVTLAIHHDVAASRLHLTVDDQGSGVPEAELGSIFEPFQRSSNASPSRNGYGLGLAIARRAIESHGGTIRAKNLGSGGLRVEIHLPHILT
- a CDS encoding helix-turn-helix domain-containing protein; translation: MSALMSYQIPTQEDTALAVESSRLLAACIGKGDSACLRLHDGDDVLQVPVKAIRLLVDILDAMARGDAVSLIPIHRELTTQEAANILNVSRPYLVKLIENGEIPFHKNGVRRKVLFKDLMEYKQKRDDASMVLLDELTAEAQAFDMGY
- a CDS encoding PIN domain-containing protein translates to MSGQNFTVLYDACVLYPAPLRDLLVRLARTGTFRARWTHYIHEEWIRNALRKNPHLTRERLENTASRMNEAVMDSVVSDYEPLIEGLTLPDVNDRHVLAAAIRGQAEVIVTFNLKDFPEKYLSPFDIWAQHPDEFISHLIDLSPETVLLVARQQRVSLKNPPQTVDEFLDTLLRQQLPRTVAFLKQRKELI
- a CDS encoding DEAD/DEAH box helicase family protein, which translates into the protein MPSNKETLFQNHICAFLEREHGYHALTKAELPAQDFHIIESHLLAFIQATQPDRYAELHTVFGLKTDDEIIRTLKQACAKAKPLWLVMREGLQVRGVKFELYKPKPRSATSELQHQHYQHNRFSYKKEYRYNLNNDERVDLVLWLNGLPIIVVELKHEDEGQFVDDAIHSSFLTRDLNNSLYRLPFLYVAASDTQVKVATDPRSDKHFRWFNAQLTNTAQTHGEYPIEHLYRDAFAKDTIARYLEHFLVYAPAKQEITATGEVLTEPAFSIFPRYHQLRASRQLAERVRLHANQHHRLGLKYLVNHSAGSGKTLTMAWMADQLDSLYTTDNRKVFDNIIILTDRKSLDKNIRDDLERFTHLKSKVHFAKRSSQLADFLAKDRDIIVSTIQKFGYIQDKIQQSEVLKSRRIAFLIDEAHRSQDGKLALKMRKVFTAEGEYEEEEDETPNSDDVAATLEKLNISNQVCVAFTATPTPKTVAFFGEPIDIYSEEEAIQEGYILDVVQHIVSYKTLYHLQSSKALPDKEFSAGVVAKALRDLAFSDDDLIQYKSEVIVKLFQEQVAASIQGRGKAMVVASSRPAGYKYFQTLQTILAEKDLPYKVLFAFSDYTDPKTNQSIEEIKVNQLDTLHDGRVIEEVFEQDDYRILVVANKFQTGFDQPLLSAMFLDKAVKGVNAIQTVSRLNRKRADKEQDDLLVVDFTNSSEAIFKAFNQFRKGSPYQEQEPDKAVLEAIYQQVLAMGAFDTAAIQHCVNAYTTAEKEAKQRNAESDALLSNTKQAYRQQFNQRLTDAEARKAYIALLRRYTKLYYFIAQFFTLESHLHEFIVFAEVMANSLVQQGKVSELKLLLKHIQLTKGAVLYVDKVFNPGGVKDVRTSGGVGSGAGGKEMPSTTLDDAIKELETKFQISKEDAIVIREICEEVAAKAEIKRKIAHNRDNILFLEQYEPTLHSEIRMGYMERDLWGQLQNPIYTDKGGIIPIMGKTIIQQVMQLAA